From one Gracilibacillus salinarum genomic stretch:
- a CDS encoding aldo/keto reductase produces MESIVPTIKLHDGMEVPTIGFGTANIKGNQGTTVIANAISNGYRLLDTAYNYENEGAVGEAIRRAAVPREKLRVTSKLPGRYHQYDEAIKAIQESLFRANLDYFDLYLIHWPNPKQDHYVEAWQALMDAQKWGLVRSIGVSNFLPEHLERLQRETGVMPTVNQIELHPFFNQEEQRTFHEKHQIVTESWSPLYRAEEIMENETIQQVAKKYHKSVGQVILRWHYQLGNVTIPRSTSPEHQLNNLSIFDFALDYEDMEAIGHLTRTDGRINDQDPAVYEEF; encoded by the coding sequence ATGGAAAGTATCGTACCAACCATAAAGCTACATGATGGAATGGAAGTACCGACAATTGGATTTGGGACAGCTAATATAAAAGGAAATCAAGGCACAACGGTGATTGCCAATGCGATATCTAATGGTTACCGGTTACTTGATACTGCCTATAATTATGAGAATGAAGGTGCCGTCGGGGAAGCGATCCGCCGAGCTGCTGTACCAAGAGAAAAATTACGAGTTACATCCAAATTGCCTGGACGCTATCACCAATACGATGAGGCGATTAAAGCAATACAAGAATCATTATTCCGTGCCAACCTGGACTATTTCGATCTTTATTTGATCCATTGGCCAAACCCAAAACAAGATCATTACGTAGAAGCATGGCAGGCATTAATGGATGCACAAAAATGGGGATTGGTTCGTTCGATTGGCGTCAGTAACTTTTTACCGGAGCACCTGGAAAGACTGCAACGTGAAACGGGTGTGATGCCAACCGTCAATCAAATCGAGCTACATCCTTTCTTTAACCAGGAAGAACAACGGACTTTCCACGAAAAGCATCAGATTGTAACAGAGTCATGGAGCCCGCTCTATCGTGCAGAAGAAATCATGGAAAATGAAACAATACAGCAGGTCGCGAAGAAATATCATAAATCAGTAGGGCAGGTGATCCTACGCTGGCATTATCAGCTTGGAAATGTAACAATTCCGCGGTCAACTTCACCTGAACATCAATTAAACAATCTGTCTATTTTTGATTTTGCTTTGGATTATGAAGATATGGAAGCAATCGGACATTTAACGCGAACGGATGGCAGAATTAATGATCAGGATCCGGCCGTTTATGAAGAATTTTA
- a CDS encoding TetR/AcrR family transcriptional regulator: protein MDRKKQIIAAATESFSQFGYKATTMDLVSKIAKVGKGTIYNYFSNKEELLKAIIQNVATEMREVATQSIRSERSFIDNFNNVLHHVVAFRDQHELTIKLSQEAIQLGTPIVTEALDALEEEICLFIEERISKAIERKEIRSCDPSITAFLMFKMYINLVNDWKLRGNDALPKDEVADFIQLHFIEGLAPTS, encoded by the coding sequence ATGGATCGAAAAAAACAAATCATAGCAGCTGCAACAGAGTCTTTTTCACAATTTGGATATAAGGCAACCACAATGGACCTCGTGTCAAAAATAGCGAAGGTTGGAAAAGGAACGATTTATAACTATTTCTCTAATAAAGAAGAATTGTTAAAAGCTATTATTCAAAACGTAGCAACCGAAATGCGTGAAGTAGCGACTCAATCAATCAGATCAGAGCGTTCTTTTATTGATAATTTTAACAATGTATTACACCATGTAGTCGCCTTTAGGGATCAACATGAATTAACAATCAAATTATCACAAGAAGCTATCCAGTTGGGGACACCGATTGTAACGGAAGCATTGGATGCCTTAGAGGAAGAAATCTGTTTATTTATCGAAGAGCGAATTTCCAAAGCCATTGAACGAAAAGAGATCCGATCATGCGACCCGAGCATAACAGCTTTCTTGATGTTTAAAATGTACATTAATTTAGTGAATGACTGGAAATTACGTGGGAATGATGCATTGCCAAAAGACGAAGTGGCTGACTTCATTCAACTGCACTTTATTGAAGGGCTGGCACCAACGTCTTAA
- a CDS encoding YhgE/Pip domain-containing protein produces MKNSWNIFKQDLRNIKRVPLVGLLLIGLAILPSLYAWFNLSASWDPYSNTEDVKIAIVNEDAGAEVEGESINIGEQLEENLKDNDSLGWVFTSREEAEKGIKYGDYYAGVFIKEDFSSKLAKVVEGEPVKASVKYQVNDKKNAIAPKMTSAGASSIVNTINDQFVNETSHTLFEEFDKLGIQLEEDLPTIRKIENALFDLDENMPEIMKVGQFVEDVDQDWDNINEKIDYFLSIRDYLPKIHEGADIILTLQDQFPKIYELSDSVLKVEETLPTIEKAVEDFNQIGAKFSEVDQFLADAGEHVQQVREQIKNNQDTLNDIADQASSLEAYVQDFQEFLSQAEWNAEPFVQSFQSQIMRMNQTLADISAEIESIEADEDIPDHEAALNQLQVKLEEHILYLQSNIQMYSNLYSLSEDENINTFIGEMEETVESFSVLKQDIANTVDSQTINRELIEDDLSEAQSNTSTMATWLDKNGNESLDNSFSGIQDNIADSNLNMDQLTELNKTLQEMLTNADSVLAKLETDISAMQEQLPEIQQKWDEVNSQVQDTFPVFVQSIHAFSDFIEEDLPEVEEKVNALATFVEEDLPQLEDNYLKVANLLEENLPAFESAIHDLAAFSENDLPELSEGVSDAADKVHQIENKDQLNKLIELLRNDLAAESDFFASPVELVQEDIFPIPNYGSANAPFYTTLSLWVGALLLSNLLSTNLHPLDNREGYTQRQIYFGRLLLFLVVAILQGLIVSIGDLLVLDVYASDPLQLVLFSLIIAVVFMTIVYTFASILGNIGKALMIVLLVLQLSSGGGTFPIEVAPPFFQALHPFMPFTYGIDLLREAVGGIIPEVAWKNIIMLLVFLVVALIIGVLLKPLLAKRIEDTARKSKDSRLVE; encoded by the coding sequence TTGAAAAATAGCTGGAACATTTTTAAACAAGATTTACGAAACATCAAGCGAGTTCCATTAGTTGGGTTACTTTTAATAGGTTTAGCTATCTTGCCTTCTTTATATGCATGGTTTAATTTAAGTGCTTCATGGGACCCGTATTCCAATACCGAAGATGTCAAAATCGCAATCGTCAATGAGGATGCTGGAGCGGAAGTAGAGGGCGAATCCATCAATATCGGTGAACAGCTTGAAGAAAATTTGAAAGACAATGATAGCTTAGGCTGGGTATTTACGAGTAGAGAAGAAGCAGAAAAAGGCATAAAGTATGGCGATTATTATGCTGGTGTTTTTATTAAAGAAGATTTCTCATCTAAGCTGGCAAAAGTCGTCGAAGGGGAGCCTGTGAAGGCAAGTGTCAAGTATCAAGTTAACGATAAGAAAAATGCCATTGCACCAAAAATGACCTCAGCGGGTGCCTCGTCGATCGTAAATACGATCAATGATCAGTTTGTCAATGAGACGTCTCATACATTATTTGAGGAGTTCGATAAATTAGGTATTCAATTAGAAGAGGACTTGCCAACGATTCGGAAAATTGAAAATGCATTGTTTGATCTCGATGAAAATATGCCAGAGATTATGAAAGTTGGCCAATTTGTCGAAGACGTTGATCAGGACTGGGATAATATAAATGAAAAAATCGATTATTTTTTATCTATTAGAGACTATTTACCGAAAATACATGAAGGTGCAGATATCATCTTAACATTGCAGGATCAGTTTCCGAAAATATATGAATTAAGTGATTCCGTCTTAAAAGTGGAGGAAACATTGCCAACGATAGAAAAGGCTGTGGAAGACTTTAATCAGATCGGAGCTAAATTCTCTGAAGTGGATCAATTTCTAGCGGATGCAGGTGAACATGTTCAACAAGTGCGTGAGCAGATCAAGAATAACCAGGATACGCTGAATGACATAGCAGACCAGGCTAGCTCACTTGAAGCATACGTGCAGGACTTCCAGGAATTTCTATCACAAGCAGAATGGAATGCAGAGCCTTTTGTTCAGTCTTTCCAATCACAAATCATGCGAATGAACCAGACCCTTGCTGATATTAGTGCGGAAATCGAGAGTATCGAGGCAGACGAAGATATTCCGGATCATGAGGCTGCGTTGAATCAATTGCAAGTGAAGTTAGAGGAACACATTCTCTATTTGCAAAGCAATATACAGATGTATTCCAATTTATATAGCCTGTCAGAAGACGAGAATATCAATACGTTTATTGGAGAGATGGAAGAAACGGTTGAGAGTTTTTCTGTTTTGAAACAGGATATAGCAAATACTGTTGATTCACAAACGATAAATCGTGAACTAATTGAGGATGATTTGTCAGAAGCGCAATCGAATACCAGTACTATGGCAACATGGCTTGATAAGAATGGCAATGAAAGCCTCGATAACAGCTTCTCTGGTATTCAGGATAATATTGCTGATTCTAATCTGAACATGGATCAATTGACGGAATTAAATAAGACGCTGCAAGAAATGTTAACGAATGCGGACAGCGTATTGGCTAAATTAGAAACAGATATTTCTGCCATGCAGGAGCAACTCCCTGAGATCCAGCAAAAATGGGATGAGGTAAACAGCCAGGTGCAGGATACATTCCCTGTCTTCGTACAATCCATTCATGCTTTCAGTGATTTTATCGAGGAGGATCTCCCGGAAGTAGAAGAGAAAGTAAACGCATTGGCAACGTTTGTGGAAGAAGACTTACCGCAGCTGGAGGATAATTATTTAAAAGTGGCGAACTTATTAGAGGAAAATCTTCCAGCTTTTGAATCAGCCATTCATGATCTCGCTGCCTTTAGTGAAAATGATTTACCAGAATTAAGTGAAGGAGTATCAGATGCTGCAGATAAAGTGCATCAAATTGAAAACAAGGATCAATTAAACAAACTGATTGAGTTATTGCGAAACGATTTGGCAGCAGAGAGTGATTTCTTTGCCAGTCCGGTAGAATTAGTACAGGAAGATATTTTTCCGATTCCGAACTACGGATCAGCTAATGCACCTTTTTACACGACATTAAGCTTGTGGGTTGGGGCATTGCTGCTATCTAATCTGCTGTCTACAAATCTACATCCATTAGATAATCGCGAAGGCTATACACAGAGACAAATTTATTTCGGCAGATTGCTGTTGTTTTTAGTAGTGGCAATATTGCAGGGCCTTATCGTCAGTATCGGAGATTTACTCGTATTAGATGTCTATGCGAGTGATCCATTGCAGCTCGTTCTCTTCTCCTTAATCATCGCGGTAGTGTTTATGACGATTGTCTACACCTTTGCCTCGATATTAGGGAATATTGGTAAAGCATTAATGATTGTACTGTTAGTGCTACAGTTATCAAGTGGAGGAGGTACTTTCCCAATTGAAGTAGCTCCGCCGTTTTTCCAAGCGTTGCACCCTTTTATGCCATTCACCTATGGAATCGATTTGCTAAGAGAAGCGGTTGGTGGTATTATTCCGGAAGTTGCCTGGAAAAACATCATAATGCTACTTGTTTTTCTGGTCGTAGCGCTTATTATCGGAGTACTGTTAAAACCATTATTAGCAAAACGAATAGAAGATACTGCTCGTAAGTCGAAAGATAGCAGGCTAGTGGAGTAG
- a CDS encoding histidine phosphatase family protein, giving the protein MKTIIYMIRHAESPFIYGRERIRGISEKGKQDSQKVTEIMSNKQIDIIFSSPYKRAVQTIEGIAHDKKMEINLIEDLRERQLKGDFKMPKEERLEAIEKSFQNHDYSLLDGESVNDVQNRAIPVIKELLLTYYGKQMIIGTHGNVMTIIMNYFNSKYGYGFWANTSMPDIYELVFSDFELDAVRRLWD; this is encoded by the coding sequence ATGAAAACCATTATCTATATGATAAGACATGCGGAATCACCGTTTATTTATGGAAGGGAGCGAATTAGAGGAATATCAGAAAAAGGGAAACAGGATTCGCAGAAAGTCACGGAAATAATGAGTAACAAACAGATTGATATCATTTTTTCAAGTCCATATAAAAGGGCTGTTCAAACGATAGAAGGAATTGCGCATGATAAGAAAATGGAAATTAATTTAATAGAGGATTTAAGAGAACGTCAATTAAAAGGTGATTTCAAAATGCCCAAAGAGGAGCGGCTGGAAGCAATCGAAAAATCTTTTCAAAATCATGATTATTCATTGCTGGATGGTGAATCAGTTAACGATGTTCAGAATCGTGCAATTCCCGTTATTAAGGAGTTGTTACTTACCTATTATGGAAAGCAAATGATAATTGGTACACATGGGAATGTTATGACGATCATCATGAATTACTTTAACAGCAAGTACGGATATGGCTTTTGGGCAAATACTTCTATGCCGGATATTTATGAGTTAGTATTTTCAGACTTTGAATTGGATGCTGTTCGCAGACTGTGGGACTGA
- a CDS encoding nucleotidyltransferase domain-containing protein → MGFVSKFTVRDAKLPVHRNKLLDNVLKDLKSDPQVLGVVLGGSLAKGNADCYSDIDLHIIVTPDSKPAFIREKRERSKKWGNVLYFEGSDHTPVVVAHYECFVKIDTFYKEPKELTPSVWLKGLQPLYDPHGIIANVLEQSAKLDYQPAKDEVEFWREKIFAFLHETYRAVMRNESYYALANLDKIRWLIVSGWYMEAGYRVDSSYGIWSKLEGSRSYLQEWQLSLLAEWDCSRSSQEIRNTMASILPEFFRLNKQLSKKTGLAEKKEWCEKIVSLVL, encoded by the coding sequence GTGGGATTTGTAAGTAAATTTACTGTACGAGATGCAAAGCTTCCAGTACATCGCAACAAACTACTGGATAATGTGTTAAAGGATTTGAAATCAGATCCACAAGTATTAGGAGTTGTACTTGGTGGTTCCCTGGCAAAGGGGAATGCAGATTGTTATTCTGATATAGATTTGCACATTATTGTAACACCAGATTCGAAACCTGCGTTTATTCGTGAAAAGAGAGAGCGCTCAAAAAAATGGGGCAATGTTTTATACTTTGAAGGAAGTGATCACACTCCTGTCGTTGTTGCCCACTATGAATGTTTTGTTAAGATTGATACATTCTATAAAGAACCTAAAGAGCTAACGCCTTCTGTATGGTTGAAAGGACTTCAGCCATTATACGATCCTCACGGTATCATTGCTAATGTATTAGAACAATCTGCTAAGCTAGACTATCAGCCTGCTAAAGACGAAGTGGAATTCTGGCGGGAGAAAATATTTGCTTTTCTTCATGAGACATATCGAGCAGTAATGAGAAATGAAAGCTATTATGCACTGGCAAACCTGGACAAAATCAGATGGTTAATCGTTAGTGGCTGGTATATGGAAGCAGGATATCGGGTAGACAGCTCGTATGGAATCTGGTCAAAGCTGGAAGGCAGCAGAAGTTATTTACAGGAATGGCAATTATCCTTATTAGCAGAATGGGATTGTAGCCGATCCTCACAGGAAATAAGGAATACGATGGCAAGTATCCTACCAGAGTTTTTCCGGTTAAACAAACAGCTTTCCAAAAAAACAGGATTAGCAGAGAAAAAAGAATGGTGCGAAAAAATTGTATCTCTAGTGTTATAA
- a CDS encoding NUDIX hydrolase yields the protein MQKRIIRPIVICIFSNQDSILVAEGFDSMKGDYFYRPIGGGIEFGESSTDALIREITEEINQEIKNLSYLGAVENIFTFNGDNGHEIVMVYDAAFIDQSLYHIESFEGIEDGGEKIKLFWKPLNDFTERRLRLVPEGLITLIQNKMI from the coding sequence ATGCAAAAAAGAATAATCAGACCGATCGTCATCTGTATATTTAGCAATCAGGATTCAATTCTGGTAGCAGAAGGTTTTGATTCTATGAAAGGTGATTATTTCTACCGTCCAATTGGAGGCGGAATAGAGTTCGGCGAATCAAGTACTGATGCCCTCATTAGAGAAATTACTGAGGAAATAAATCAAGAAATAAAAAATCTTAGTTATTTAGGTGCTGTCGAGAATATCTTTACTTTCAATGGGGATAACGGTCACGAGATCGTAATGGTATATGATGCTGCATTTATTGATCAATCATTATATCATATCGAATCATTTGAAGGAATAGAGGATGGTGGCGAGAAGATTAAGTTATTTTGGAAGCCTTTAAATGATTTTACAGAGAGGCGATTACGGCTGGTTCCTGAAGGGTTAATCACACTCATTCAGAACAAAATGATTTAG
- a CDS encoding VOC family protein translates to MTKIVPHLWYDKEAKEAAEFYVSVFPESEITDITTLYDTPSGDCDQVSFTLWGQEFMSISAGPFFTLNPSISFFVHFDKSKDGNADKRLVEVWDRLSEGGQALMPLNQYPFSEKYGWIQDKYGVTWQLMLTNSEGEERPTIVPSFLFVGDRCGKAEEAVNFYLSIFNNAKMGNIAHYPAGMEPDKEGSVMFSDFMLEDQWFAAMDSGQPHGFDFNEAISFMVKCDSQEEIDKYWDELSVVPEAEQCGWLKDQFGVSWQIVPTEMDEMMRNGTSEQIDRVTKAFLGMKKFNIAALRQAYNGE, encoded by the coding sequence ATGACAAAAATTGTTCCACACTTATGGTATGACAAGGAAGCAAAGGAAGCAGCGGAGTTTTATGTTTCTGTCTTTCCTGAATCAGAAATAACGGATATTACGACGCTTTATGACACGCCTTCGGGAGATTGTGATCAAGTCTCTTTCACATTATGGGGGCAAGAATTCATGTCAATTAGCGCTGGTCCATTCTTTACATTAAATCCATCGATTTCCTTCTTTGTGCATTTTGATAAGTCAAAGGATGGAAATGCAGATAAAAGATTAGTGGAAGTTTGGGATAGATTGTCTGAAGGTGGTCAGGCTCTAATGCCACTTAATCAATACCCTTTCAGTGAAAAGTATGGATGGATTCAGGATAAGTATGGAGTGACTTGGCAATTAATGCTAACCAATTCAGAAGGCGAAGAACGTCCAACCATTGTTCCCTCTTTTCTATTTGTCGGGGATAGATGTGGCAAAGCAGAAGAAGCAGTTAACTTTTATCTGTCTATATTTAATAATGCAAAAATGGGCAATATAGCTCACTACCCTGCTGGCATGGAGCCCGACAAAGAGGGTTCGGTAATGTTTTCTGATTTTATGCTGGAAGATCAGTGGTTTGCGGCGATGGATAGTGGCCAACCACATGGATTCGACTTTAACGAGGCTATTTCATTTATGGTGAAGTGCGATTCGCAAGAAGAAATTGATAAATATTGGGACGAGCTTTCGGTTGTTCCAGAAGCAGAACAATGTGGCTGGTTAAAAGATCAATTCGGTGTCTCCTGGCAAATTGTTCCGACAGAGATGGATGAGATGATGCGTAATGGTACTTCCGAACAAATTGATCGTGTAACGAAAGCATTTCTTGGTATGAAAAAATTTAATATTGCAGCATTAAGGCAAGCATACAACGGAGAATGA
- a CDS encoding RNA polymerase sigma factor, whose product MGEQEKYFVDETELRNVMTQYGTSLLKLVYSYVKNWATAEDIVQETFITYSQKFYQFKGNSSLKTWLYKIAINKSKDYLKSPKNKWKYLNLTKLKLSSHLKNPDEELEKNTESYVVAKCLYKIDIKYREVLNLYYYEDLAIKEIAYLLSIGESNVKTRLNRGRKKFKSHYVKEVEENGRKIKEAKDILE is encoded by the coding sequence TTGGGTGAACAAGAAAAATATTTTGTTGATGAGACAGAGCTTCGAAACGTAATGACTCAGTATGGCACATCATTACTGAAATTAGTATATTCATATGTGAAAAATTGGGCAACAGCGGAAGACATTGTTCAAGAAACATTTATAACGTATTCACAGAAATTTTATCAATTTAAAGGGAATTCTTCGTTGAAAACCTGGCTTTATAAAATTGCTATTAATAAGTCAAAAGATTATTTGAAGAGTCCAAAGAATAAATGGAAATATTTAAATTTGACTAAACTAAAGCTTTCCAGTCATTTGAAAAACCCAGATGAAGAATTAGAAAAAAATACTGAATCGTATGTAGTTGCCAAATGTTTATACAAGATTGATATAAAATACAGAGAAGTTCTCAATCTATATTATTATGAAGATTTAGCTATTAAAGAAATTGCATATTTACTATCAATAGGTGAATCAAACGTAAAAACACGGTTAAATAGAGGAAGAAAAAAATTCAAAAGCCATTACGTAAAGGAGGTTGAAGAAAATGGAAGAAAAATTAAAGAAGCTAAAGACATCCTTGAATAA
- a CDS encoding LCP family glycopolymer transferase, with translation MEEKLKKLKTSLNNSIYKDKEFDQTMQDKTIHKMQSENNKSRKLIPIFASTAAVILVFILFISLNPFPLNDNMNNATDKTDISEIINANYLLVTNMEDMPSLLLLNVNNNEKQITYSFIPYSVNNKDQIYHPVTSKKFSALFGIEITQTFELNMKSIGAFVENNNPLAIHNPFQFEYNGQMYNEGEIKLDNSEEVIDYMTMRYQDPEGDYGRDKRILSVYLALFQQEAFLKNVLKINNRTDVVKALVTGMNIKEVNISFDPQPVDDVYGEKLSENGYEMLRENFKINSN, from the coding sequence ATGGAAGAAAAATTAAAGAAGCTAAAGACATCCTTGAATAATTCCATTTACAAAGATAAAGAATTTGATCAGACAATGCAAGACAAAACGATACATAAAATGCAATCTGAAAATAATAAGTCAAGAAAGCTAATACCAATATTTGCATCAACCGCAGCAGTCATTCTAGTGTTCATTTTATTTATTAGTCTCAATCCCTTCCCGTTGAATGATAATATGAATAATGCAACAGATAAAACTGATATTTCGGAAATTATCAATGCAAACTATCTATTGGTAACGAATATGGAAGACATGCCAAGTCTGTTATTATTAAATGTAAATAACAATGAGAAGCAGATCACGTATTCATTCATTCCATACAGTGTGAATAATAAAGACCAAATTTATCATCCCGTTACTTCTAAAAAATTTTCTGCCCTATTTGGAATAGAAATTACGCAAACATTTGAACTAAATATGAAATCTATAGGCGCATTTGTGGAAAATAACAATCCACTGGCAATTCATAATCCATTTCAATTTGAGTACAATGGGCAGATGTACAATGAAGGTGAAATTAAATTAGATAATAGTGAAGAAGTCATTGATTATATGACAATGAGATACCAGGATCCAGAAGGTGATTACGGAAGAGATAAAAGAATTCTTTCGGTATACTTGGCACTTTTTCAACAGGAAGCCTTTCTAAAGAATGTGTTAAAAATTAACAATAGAACTGATGTTGTCAAGGCATTAGTAACTGGAATGAACATTAAGGAAGTGAACATTTCTTTTGATCCCCAGCCTGTTGATGATGTTTACGGAGAAAAGTTGAGTGAGAATGGTTATGAAATGCTACGTGAGAATTTTAAGATTAATAGTAACTGA
- a CDS encoding DinB family protein, whose translation MINDLHTNEKMSPVVGMLYAAVIENSDRLKLITDGMTQTEIDYKGPKHNANSTAQLIKHISCVDLNWVYRLKGEPVPHDIIEKYGPMLDQEKKLPMIEGQSWLQLMSAYDQVLLLLREVCLQLTDAELLRKVSFGHEDEKTATIRWGLWHMADHNRYHQAHINQLRKSYQESRK comes from the coding sequence ATGATAAATGATTTACACACAAATGAAAAGATGTCCCCAGTTGTAGGGATGTTGTATGCAGCAGTAATAGAAAATAGTGACCGATTAAAACTCATCACAGACGGTATGACTCAGACAGAAATCGACTATAAAGGGCCAAAGCATAACGCTAACAGTACCGCACAATTAATTAAACATATCTCATGCGTGGATCTCAATTGGGTATACAGATTGAAAGGTGAGCCGGTACCACATGATATAATAGAAAAATATGGACCAATGCTAGATCAAGAGAAAAAACTTCCAATGATCGAGGGACAGTCTTGGCTACAATTGATGTCAGCATATGATCAGGTATTACTGTTATTAAGAGAGGTTTGTCTGCAATTAACGGATGCTGAGCTATTAAGAAAAGTCAGTTTTGGGCATGAGGATGAAAAAACAGCTACTATTCGCTGGGGATTATGGCATATGGCGGACCATAATCGTTATCATCAAGCACATATTAATCAGCTTAGAAAATCGTATCAGGAATCCAGGAAATAA
- a CDS encoding GNAT family N-acetyltransferase produces MGQNAFIQKIEELSMNALPSFQTVLYDGWVLRFSNGYTKRANSINPLYMSSEKIEKKLNRVEQIYRKQNLNVVYKLTKSVYPHNLDDTLSQKGYISAGLTSVQLLSLDDIAVSRSENAIVSNRLCDDWYTEYCLLNNVKEQDQPNLRIILENILSDVSFVRLVSENQETLACGMAVLEDQYLGLFDVVTNPKFRNKGYGKQLMLTLLQWGKENGAAQAYLQVVSDNTPALNLYATLGFQEAYKYWYRVKSYQ; encoded by the coding sequence ATGGGACAAAATGCTTTCATACAAAAAATCGAAGAATTATCAATGAATGCCTTACCATCCTTCCAGACCGTTCTTTATGATGGTTGGGTTTTACGTTTTTCCAATGGTTATACGAAAAGAGCTAACTCTATCAATCCACTTTACATGTCAAGTGAGAAAATAGAAAAGAAGTTGAATAGAGTGGAACAAATATATCGTAAACAGAACCTGAATGTTGTCTATAAGCTTACTAAGTCTGTATATCCTCATAATCTAGATGATACCTTATCACAAAAAGGTTATATATCTGCTGGATTAACTAGTGTACAATTACTATCGCTTGATGATATAGCTGTCTCACGATCGGAAAATGCGATTGTATCCAACCGTCTATGTGATGATTGGTATACAGAATATTGTTTGCTAAATAATGTGAAAGAGCAAGACCAGCCAAATTTAAGAATAATACTTGAAAATATCCTGTCAGATGTAAGTTTTGTAAGATTAGTAAGCGAAAATCAGGAAACGTTAGCATGTGGTATGGCGGTTCTTGAAGATCAATACTTAGGATTGTTCGATGTTGTTACCAATCCTAAATTTAGAAACAAGGGGTATGGCAAACAGCTCATGCTAACCCTCCTGCAATGGGGAAAAGAAAATGGAGCAGCTCAAGCCTATCTCCAAGTTGTTTCCGATAATACACCAGCACTGAATCTATATGCAACGTTAGGATTTCAAGAGGCATATAAATATTGGTATCGAGTGAAAAGTTACCAGTAA
- a CDS encoding HAD family hydrolase: MKNYKVILFDLDGTLSDPKVGITKSVQYALNKMGIDEQNLDKLECFIGPPLHVSFAEHYHFNESEIDKAIKFYRERFKQKGMFENELYPQITDMLKSLSKQGVILVVATSKPTIFAEEIVSYFKIADYFERIVGSNLDGTRSSKTEIIQYILDTYSQFDSDEFIMIGDREHDIIGAKNTRIDSIGVTYGYGSLAEINQISPTFLVENVGELRRTLMASIF; encoded by the coding sequence ATGAAGAATTATAAAGTAATCTTATTCGACTTAGACGGAACACTTTCAGACCCAAAGGTTGGTATTACGAAATCTGTCCAATACGCTCTGAACAAGATGGGAATCGATGAACAAAACTTAGATAAATTAGAATGTTTCATCGGTCCGCCGTTACACGTATCTTTTGCCGAACATTATCATTTCAATGAGTCAGAGATTGATAAAGCGATTAAATTTTATAGAGAGCGGTTCAAACAAAAGGGTATGTTTGAAAACGAATTGTATCCTCAGATTACGGATATGTTAAAATCATTGAGTAAACAAGGAGTTATATTAGTGGTGGCAACTTCGAAACCGACTATTTTTGCAGAAGAAATAGTAAGTTATTTTAAGATTGCTGATTATTTTGAACGTATTGTCGGCAGTAATCTTGATGGAACGAGAAGCTCAAAAACAGAGATTATTCAATACATTCTTGATACCTACAGTCAATTTGATTCTGATGAATTTATCATGATTGGAGATAGAGAGCACGATATCATTGGAGCAAAAAACACTAGGATTGATTCTATTGGTGTGACATATGGATATGGATCATTAGCTGAGATAAATCAGATTAGCCCTACTTTTCTTGTGGAAAATGTAGGTGAATTGAGAAGAACTCTTATGGCAAGTATATTCTAA
- a CDS encoding YqzG/YhdC family protein, producing MRIFISFQLVFGLFLMGAWIHVNSNTVSAAQEEEPSYAKWGQIAMKETKEKYPQSKIIDYLHVGREKAPEYTTEKFKLWLKNETKEFGVFVDIKFDNETEKVIDITFNETDR from the coding sequence ATGAGAATATTTATATCATTTCAGTTAGTTTTTGGTTTGTTTTTGATGGGTGCGTGGATACATGTCAACTCGAATACAGTAAGTGCTGCACAAGAAGAAGAACCTTCCTATGCAAAATGGGGACAAATTGCTATGAAAGAAACGAAAGAAAAATATCCTCAATCTAAAATTATTGATTATCTTCATGTCGGCAGAGAAAAAGCACCGGAGTATACAACAGAGAAATTTAAACTTTGGCTTAAAAATGAAACGAAAGAATTTGGTGTATTTGTAGACATTAAATTTGATAATGAAACAGAGAAAGTTATTGATATTACATTTAACGAAACAGATCGATAA